Proteins co-encoded in one Homoserinimonas aerilata genomic window:
- a CDS encoding DUF3800 domain-containing protein: MLHAYIDESGERGHGNLASDHFVLSASVVRDSNFDNIEVTLASLRTDLNRAAGSYVAWKNIRSHSQRLHIARTLGRQGWMKVVSVVACKRHLFVGQLNESQMYLYQLRFLLERLSWMGRKHREVVSYTVAHIIRFKLSDLREYETKLRGMPTEIDWRWLDPAGGTIDQPQRLEPLQLADLVASATGAAFNADSFGNVETRYLIELGPRLYRQSPDSAVTSYGLKMHPWTGTTKAAYPWIATL; this comes from the coding sequence GTGCTTCATGCCTACATTGATGAGTCCGGCGAACGCGGCCACGGGAATCTAGCTTCCGATCACTTCGTTCTCTCCGCCTCAGTCGTCCGAGACTCGAACTTCGACAACATCGAGGTAACCCTCGCCAGCCTGCGCACGGATCTAAATAGAGCGGCAGGTTCATACGTTGCGTGGAAGAACATCCGGTCGCATTCCCAGCGCTTGCACATTGCAAGAACTCTGGGCAGACAGGGCTGGATGAAAGTCGTCTCGGTAGTCGCATGCAAGCGCCACCTATTCGTTGGCCAACTCAACGAAAGCCAGATGTATCTCTACCAGCTCCGATTCTTGCTTGAACGCCTGTCGTGGATGGGACGCAAGCATCGGGAAGTCGTCAGCTACACGGTCGCGCACATAATCAGATTCAAGCTATCTGATCTGAGGGAATACGAAACGAAGTTGCGAGGGATGCCAACAGAGATCGATTGGCGGTGGCTCGATCCCGCAGGCGGAACTATCGACCAACCTCAACGACTCGAGCCACTGCAACTCGCTGACCTCGTCGCCTCCGCCACTGGAGCAGCATTCAATGCTGACTCCTTCGGAAATGTTGAGACACGGTATCTCATTGAGTTAGGGCCGCGACTCTACCGACAATCGCCGGACAGCGCCGTCACTTCGTATGGATTGAAAATGCACCCGTGGACGGGAACGACAAAGGCCGCATATCCATGGATAGCGACCTTGTAG
- a CDS encoding SOS response-associated peptidase has product MGGGALSSYPDAVQDRGMCGRFAMNKETNELIEEFVAAGGDWRDWRPGWNIKPTQEIPIVVESTKTGELVRRLEPARWSLVPSWSKTLKLKFPTFNARSEGIAEKATWRGPLKSHRCLVPMTGYYEWRTDPDGTKTPHFIHLPGETLAMAGLYSWWPDPALPQDDPARWNLTATILTADAVDELIGIHDRNPVPLPRDWWDDWLNPELEGDQSFVDAAVQAALPVAQSLEFYEVAPLRGDGPELLEPVRS; this is encoded by the coding sequence ATGGGAGGCGGGGCTCTTTCGTCGTATCCCGATGCGGTGCAGGATAGGGGCATGTGCGGACGCTTCGCGATGAACAAGGAAACGAACGAGCTCATCGAGGAGTTCGTCGCGGCCGGCGGAGACTGGCGCGACTGGCGACCCGGCTGGAACATCAAGCCGACGCAGGAGATCCCGATCGTCGTCGAGTCGACTAAGACCGGCGAGCTGGTGCGACGCCTCGAGCCGGCCCGGTGGTCACTGGTGCCGTCGTGGTCGAAGACTCTCAAGCTGAAGTTTCCGACGTTCAATGCGCGCAGCGAGGGCATCGCGGAGAAGGCGACATGGCGCGGCCCGCTCAAATCTCACCGGTGTCTGGTGCCGATGACCGGCTACTACGAATGGCGCACCGACCCGGATGGCACGAAGACCCCGCACTTCATTCACCTGCCCGGGGAGACGCTCGCGATGGCAGGCCTGTACTCGTGGTGGCCAGATCCTGCTCTGCCGCAGGATGACCCGGCACGCTGGAATCTGACGGCGACGATCCTCACCGCCGATGCCGTCGACGAGCTGATCGGCATCCACGACCGCAACCCCGTGCCGCTGCCGCGTGACTGGTGGGATGACTGGCTCAACCCCGAACTTGAGGGCGACCAGTCGTTTGTCGATGCCGCGGTGCAGGCGGCCCTGCCGGTCGCACAGTCGCTGGAGTTCTACGAGGTCGCACCGCTCAGAGGCGACGGGCCGGAGCTTCTGGAACCCGTCCGGAGTTGA
- a CDS encoding M23 family metallopeptidase, producing the protein MSALYRPTVSDAIATGGGYMQDRGRFHSPRFHQGIDDPVAVGTAVYASGAGTVKRTGNTGNSSGYGRYVEISYVVGRDVIDVLCAHLSALHVSRGQSVDVLTEVADSGGARGSDGAGASGGPHVHIEVRVNGTLVNPGAYLYSRSTLAGGTILPIPSQNRTTHMYRVYDTAPTGAAYLAGPGALVHILAPSDDAILQRLLSGETAFTLAELKRITYYCDAFEKSGSLAVSDIDVKSLAAELARIDPELTAAEIAARVQAILADDFARIPGAVRAAIIK; encoded by the coding sequence GTGAGCGCCCTCTACCGTCCCACCGTCTCGGATGCGATCGCAACGGGTGGCGGCTACATGCAGGATCGCGGCCGGTTCCATTCGCCGCGGTTCCATCAGGGCATAGACGACCCGGTTGCCGTGGGCACCGCCGTGTACGCCTCCGGTGCTGGCACCGTCAAGCGCACCGGGAATACCGGCAACAGCTCCGGCTACGGACGCTACGTCGAGATCTCCTACGTGGTGGGCCGGGACGTCATCGATGTGCTCTGTGCTCACCTGTCGGCGCTGCACGTCAGTCGAGGGCAGTCGGTGGACGTCCTCACCGAGGTTGCGGACTCCGGTGGGGCCCGTGGCTCTGACGGGGCGGGCGCTTCTGGTGGCCCGCACGTACACATCGAAGTCCGTGTCAACGGAACCCTTGTCAACCCCGGCGCCTACCTCTACTCTCGCTCCACCCTGGCCGGAGGCACCATCCTGCCCATCCCTTCACAGAACAGGACCACCCACATGTACCGCGTCTATGACACCGCCCCCACCGGAGCCGCCTACCTCGCTGGCCCCGGCGCTCTCGTCCACATCCTCGCCCCCTCCGACGACGCAATTCTCCAGCGTCTCCTCTCCGGCGAAACCGCCTTCACCCTCGCCGAGCTCAAGCGCATCACGTACTACTGCGACGCCTTCGAGAAGTCCGGTTCCCTCGCCGTCTCGGACATCGATGTGAAGAGCCTCGCCGCCGAGCTGGCGCGCATCGATCCGGAGCTGACGGCGGCCGAGATCGCGGCCCGTGTGCAGGCGATCCTCGCTGACGACTTCGCGCGGATCCCCGGCGCGGTGCGCGCGGCCATCATCAAGTAA
- a CDS encoding fibronectin type III domain-containing protein — MGRILTLQTIDFTAPHSATPVLIVKASREVEPDLPGFQVVDVEIYDGDKWVRQVKNGRFVLSRDDTDDADPAGIITYRGVSIADWLLQRARVQWSMSAAEGERTWRAATPGRILMSLMNEAQARGWGTWFYQGFSATHDGDGVPWATTDLERTYRLGIPYSQVLDGLIQDGVVEYATDGFEVGFHHSLKLYNPGTGIDRTVDRRSVSPPGRGAVVSMASVPVAQAPVKRSIDDIRTRVTVQGEGDLRVTVEDFVGTDLAHFGQLESWVAAGGVDKPADATKIGEHSLAENTVAKTEMSFTYDANAVPAHLWPWRGFEPGDWILNRSGQKVRVFEVMLSKGEDSQIRVTVLVGDRFSALLPSLAKTQSNARIGAGSGGSGVVPSPNDARIPVAPTGLSLSNEGYWDTDGAARGSVTITWDEVTMATQGTMIVIDQYELWSRESLTEPWTRMTAAVDRVVHWFPLEPATMFYVRARAHSKGGVWGEWSGPQGVMVANPTDLPWPPTTAVVTQDMGAVSVAWDGLLDSDVGPVAPPKQHKHVITEQSDSETGTYLPVGQQLVSAGSVQVTGIGHAVTVWFRQRSVDRVGNISDPSSPVSITVEWDGDRLGQMAQDVIDAVEAAETAVTSANGKNRVVWSLDPASGTTDFIDGDTWFQRDSSTVIGQWEFVSGVWEARTINHQVLASIDLGKATVGQLDGTYIKANTITTQALAVGDFENYVHDPELSNPPGAWIQEYEPAQSLIWTPNSTVGLAWRLNANGQTVRVRNSHKFTAVPGEKFQIDGTGWSNATTATSFLIGAFFYDAAGTSLSSPNFAVPNTGVLTPFSIEATAPANSAYGTLFIQMQTSATSGLGYLLHDMSVRRKTTGQLIVDGAIDGKTITGAVVRTAASGQRVQLDSTGLKGFNAAGTAQTTIGTNGLLTAIGATIESAVSGQRVVLSGAGLTIYDPSGLAGTIRGFNDGAGAPKRWVSIGNNADAQMIKVGDFDGPDSAWSGLNAGEYRVQADTMRSPQYQNLNGGRSAPYAMAAGFGSQLFSAATQNFTITLPAGRFTNSAMVSVMGRATNQGVSFNAAAGATSISVFGFNGADGLTVPYQWIAVQMTPTSGPG; from the coding sequence GTGGGCCGTATCCTCACCCTGCAGACGATCGATTTCACTGCCCCGCACTCGGCAACCCCCGTGCTGATCGTGAAGGCGTCGCGCGAGGTAGAGCCGGACCTGCCCGGCTTCCAAGTTGTGGATGTGGAGATCTACGACGGCGACAAATGGGTGCGGCAGGTCAAGAACGGCCGCTTCGTGTTGTCTCGCGATGACACTGATGATGCGGACCCGGCGGGGATCATCACCTACCGGGGCGTGAGTATCGCCGACTGGCTGCTGCAGCGCGCCCGCGTGCAGTGGTCAATGTCCGCAGCGGAAGGGGAACGCACCTGGCGTGCAGCGACCCCGGGACGCATCCTCATGTCGCTGATGAATGAGGCGCAGGCGCGCGGCTGGGGCACATGGTTCTACCAGGGGTTCTCGGCCACCCATGACGGTGACGGGGTGCCGTGGGCGACGACCGACCTCGAACGCACGTACCGGTTGGGCATCCCCTACTCACAGGTTCTGGACGGGCTGATTCAGGATGGTGTGGTCGAGTACGCCACCGACGGTTTCGAGGTCGGCTTCCATCACTCACTAAAGCTGTACAACCCGGGCACCGGTATCGACCGGACCGTGGATCGCAGATCTGTGTCCCCTCCCGGGCGTGGTGCGGTGGTGTCGATGGCATCAGTGCCGGTGGCGCAGGCCCCGGTGAAACGCTCCATCGATGACATCCGCACTCGGGTGACGGTGCAGGGCGAGGGGGATCTGCGGGTCACGGTCGAAGATTTTGTGGGCACCGATCTGGCCCATTTCGGGCAGCTCGAGTCGTGGGTTGCTGCGGGTGGGGTGGATAAGCCTGCGGATGCGACGAAGATCGGTGAGCATTCGCTGGCGGAGAACACGGTCGCGAAAACGGAGATGTCGTTCACCTATGACGCGAACGCTGTTCCCGCGCATTTGTGGCCGTGGCGCGGGTTCGAGCCGGGCGATTGGATTCTGAACCGTTCCGGGCAGAAGGTTCGCGTTTTCGAGGTGATGCTCTCCAAGGGGGAGGACTCTCAAATTCGGGTGACTGTTCTGGTCGGGGACCGGTTTTCGGCGTTGCTGCCGTCGCTGGCGAAGACGCAGTCGAATGCGCGGATCGGTGCCGGGTCGGGCGGTTCTGGTGTGGTGCCGTCACCGAATGATGCACGTATCCCGGTCGCGCCCACCGGCCTATCTCTCTCGAATGAGGGGTATTGGGATACGGATGGTGCCGCCCGCGGGTCGGTGACGATCACGTGGGATGAAGTGACGATGGCCACCCAAGGCACCATGATTGTCATTGACCAGTACGAGCTGTGGTCGCGGGAGTCTCTGACGGAACCGTGGACGCGCATGACGGCGGCCGTCGATCGGGTGGTGCACTGGTTCCCGCTGGAACCGGCCACGATGTTCTACGTGCGTGCGCGCGCCCATTCCAAGGGTGGTGTGTGGGGCGAATGGTCCGGCCCGCAGGGTGTGATGGTCGCCAATCCGACGGATCTGCCGTGGCCTCCCACGACTGCGGTGGTCACTCAGGACATGGGCGCCGTATCCGTGGCGTGGGACGGCCTGCTGGATTCGGATGTGGGCCCGGTGGCTCCGCCGAAGCAGCACAAGCACGTCATCACGGAACAGTCTGACTCTGAGACGGGCACGTATCTGCCGGTTGGGCAGCAGTTGGTGTCGGCCGGATCGGTGCAGGTCACCGGTATTGGGCATGCGGTGACGGTGTGGTTTAGGCAGCGGTCGGTGGATCGTGTCGGGAACATTTCTGACCCGTCCTCCCCTGTGTCGATCACGGTCGAGTGGGACGGTGACCGTCTGGGGCAGATGGCTCAGGATGTCATCGATGCGGTGGAGGCGGCGGAGACTGCTGTCACGTCCGCGAACGGCAAGAACAGGGTCGTCTGGTCGCTGGATCCTGCATCCGGGACAACCGATTTCATCGACGGCGACACGTGGTTTCAGCGGGACTCATCGACGGTCATCGGCCAGTGGGAGTTCGTCTCGGGCGTGTGGGAGGCCCGCACCATCAACCACCAGGTGCTGGCGTCTATCGACCTCGGCAAGGCCACAGTGGGCCAGCTGGACGGTACCTACATCAAGGCGAACACGATCACGACGCAAGCTCTCGCGGTGGGCGACTTTGAGAACTACGTCCACGACCCGGAACTGTCCAACCCTCCCGGGGCGTGGATTCAAGAGTACGAGCCCGCCCAATCGTTGATCTGGACACCGAACTCGACCGTGGGCCTTGCGTGGCGACTGAACGCCAACGGGCAGACCGTCCGCGTCCGAAACTCCCACAAATTTACGGCCGTCCCCGGCGAAAAGTTTCAGATCGACGGCACCGGATGGTCGAACGCTACAACCGCAACCTCGTTTCTCATCGGCGCTTTCTTCTACGACGCAGCGGGCACCTCTCTCTCCTCTCCGAATTTCGCGGTGCCCAATACCGGCGTGCTCACTCCGTTCAGCATTGAAGCCACCGCGCCAGCCAATTCTGCGTACGGCACCCTGTTCATCCAGATGCAGACAAGCGCCACGTCAGGGCTCGGATATTTGCTCCACGACATGAGCGTCCGCCGGAAAACGACCGGGCAGCTGATTGTCGATGGTGCCATTGACGGGAAAACCATCACGGGTGCTGTGGTGCGTACGGCCGCATCAGGGCAGCGCGTGCAGTTGGACTCGACCGGACTCAAAGGGTTCAACGCCGCCGGGACCGCACAGACCACGATCGGCACGAACGGTTTGCTGACCGCCATCGGGGCGACCATTGAGTCCGCCGTGTCAGGACAGCGCGTGGTCCTGTCTGGTGCCGGACTCACTATCTACGACCCGAGCGGCCTTGCGGGCACCATTCGCGGATTCAATGATGGCGCAGGCGCGCCGAAACGGTGGGTGTCAATCGGCAACAACGCCGATGCGCAGATGATCAAGGTCGGAGACTTTGACGGCCCCGACAGTGCATGGTCTGGCCTGAATGCGGGAGAGTACCGCGTCCAGGCAGACACAATGCGCAGCCCCCAGTACCAGAACCTAAACGGAGGCCGGTCGGCACCGTATGCGATGGCCGCAGGTTTCGGCAGTCAGCTGTTCTCTGCGGCGACGCAGAACTTCACGATCACCCTCCCCGCAGGCAGGTTCACCAACTCGGCCATGGTGTCTGTCATGGGGCGCGCCACCAACCAAGGCGTGTCTTTCAACGCTGCCGCTGGCGCCACGTCGATCAGCGTTTTCGGCTTCAACGGTGCCGACGGACTGACGGTGCCCTACCAGTGGATTGCCGTGCAAATGACCCCAACGTCAGGACCAGGATGA
- a CDS encoding phage tail tape measure protein, with product MFDAGAIVFSIKAAGAQVFRQELNQADKAVKELEASQKAAAKQTGELGAKQDKTAASSKSLAQAQADAAKKAAEYSAAQATVGRTLVTAGAAVVAVTALTVKSAIQWESAWAGVTKTVDGTAEELAGVQSGLRDLTGVLPASHDEIAAVAEAAGQLGVQTKNVVAFTRTMIDLGETTNLSANDAATALARFMNVMGTAQDKTSNLGSSVVALGNNYATTEAEIVNMATRLSGAARQVGLTEGETMGLAAALSSVGIEAEAGGSAVSKVMIDIAASVDKGGGRVVQFAKIAGMSADDFTKKWKTDPGAALAAFVKGLADAEKQGGSTLGMLESLGITETRMRDALLRSAAASDQFTAAMGLGNEAFEENNALQAEAAKRYETVESKIAIMNNRINDAAINLGSVFLPVVADTVGGIADLADGVASLPQPLQELLVVGAFAVGLIALIGGTALIAVPKIVEFRGALALLTAQSPNTTAALKGTASFLSGPWGIAILAAMIGVKLLSDHLDSLQASAEDVEASFKGAKTAADVFATVAQGKDAKYWLQWSTDVKDQLSDLPAVLQAAADQSDNLFARFDSTHFGAFEALKDAGVTLATLAESNLPDAQKGFNLLAKETDGSEKQLWRLLSTMPAYRDALETQALALGLITSETTEAERKTAMLELAQGKGEKQSKSAARAYIDAADGADTLRKDLDQLIGTMNKANEVGQDAVTANIDYLDTLAEVDEQIKKARKGQEGYALTLDETEQAGRDNMGMLVDLAKDAWDAAEAQHTLDGNTEAYRQRLVDSRQALLERIADLGVTGEAAEAIADKILKIPSETEWKIIAETASAQQEIERFLAYNASRKVRIAVGTSGGITQADGGVVDYFANGGVRSGAEHHVAQIAAAGSYRVWAEPETGGEAYIPLAPSKRSRSDAVMAETAARLGGIYIPAGAVAFANGGIAADDNTSQHRIQPASSSSTTLEVNIHHPVSRDPVNDLREAAEMLIASGYV from the coding sequence ATGTTCGACGCCGGAGCGATCGTATTCAGCATCAAGGCCGCGGGAGCGCAAGTCTTCCGTCAGGAGCTGAACCAGGCCGATAAGGCTGTAAAGGAGCTCGAGGCGTCGCAGAAGGCCGCGGCGAAGCAGACCGGGGAGCTCGGCGCCAAGCAGGACAAGACCGCCGCGTCGTCGAAGAGTCTCGCGCAGGCACAGGCGGATGCGGCGAAGAAGGCTGCTGAGTATTCGGCGGCGCAGGCGACCGTCGGGAGGACTCTCGTCACGGCCGGCGCGGCGGTTGTCGCGGTCACCGCTCTAACAGTGAAGTCGGCAATCCAGTGGGAGTCCGCCTGGGCGGGCGTCACAAAGACCGTCGACGGCACCGCGGAGGAGCTCGCCGGCGTGCAGTCCGGTCTGCGCGACCTCACCGGGGTGCTCCCGGCCTCGCATGACGAGATCGCGGCCGTCGCAGAGGCCGCCGGGCAGCTCGGCGTGCAGACGAAGAACGTCGTCGCGTTCACCCGCACGATGATCGACCTCGGCGAGACCACGAACCTCTCCGCGAACGACGCAGCTACAGCCCTCGCCCGGTTCATGAACGTCATGGGTACGGCGCAGGACAAGACCTCCAACCTCGGATCATCCGTGGTGGCGCTCGGCAACAACTACGCCACCACGGAGGCGGAGATCGTCAACATGGCGACCCGCCTCTCCGGTGCTGCCCGCCAGGTCGGCCTCACCGAGGGCGAGACCATGGGTCTCGCCGCGGCGCTCTCTTCAGTGGGTATTGAGGCGGAGGCCGGTGGCTCGGCCGTCTCGAAGGTGATGATCGACATCGCCGCGTCCGTCGACAAAGGCGGCGGCCGTGTCGTGCAGTTCGCGAAGATCGCCGGCATGTCCGCCGACGACTTCACCAAGAAGTGGAAGACGGATCCGGGCGCTGCTCTCGCAGCGTTCGTGAAGGGACTCGCGGACGCGGAGAAGCAAGGCGGCTCCACCCTCGGGATGCTCGAGTCGTTGGGCATCACCGAAACGCGAATGCGTGACGCCCTGCTGCGCTCGGCTGCGGCGTCTGACCAGTTCACGGCGGCTATGGGGCTCGGCAACGAAGCGTTCGAGGAGAACAACGCGCTACAGGCTGAGGCAGCGAAGCGGTACGAGACCGTCGAGTCGAAGATCGCGATCATGAACAACCGCATCAACGATGCCGCGATCAACCTCGGCTCGGTGTTCCTGCCTGTCGTCGCGGACACAGTCGGTGGCATCGCTGACCTGGCTGATGGTGTGGCGTCTCTCCCGCAGCCGCTGCAGGAGCTCCTTGTCGTCGGCGCGTTCGCGGTCGGGCTCATCGCTCTCATCGGCGGTACGGCTCTCATCGCCGTGCCGAAGATCGTCGAGTTCCGGGGCGCGCTGGCGCTACTCACCGCCCAGTCGCCGAACACTACGGCAGCGCTCAAGGGCACCGCATCATTCCTGTCGGGTCCGTGGGGCATCGCCATTTTGGCGGCCATGATCGGCGTGAAGCTGCTCTCCGATCACCTCGATTCGTTGCAGGCATCCGCTGAGGATGTCGAGGCGTCATTCAAGGGCGCCAAGACCGCCGCCGACGTGTTCGCGACGGTCGCTCAGGGCAAGGACGCGAAGTACTGGCTACAGTGGTCGACCGATGTAAAGGATCAGCTGTCTGACTTGCCTGCTGTTCTGCAGGCGGCCGCTGACCAGTCGGACAACCTGTTCGCCCGCTTCGACTCCACACACTTCGGCGCCTTCGAGGCACTCAAGGATGCTGGGGTGACCCTCGCCACGCTGGCAGAGTCGAATCTGCCTGACGCGCAGAAGGGGTTCAACCTCCTCGCGAAGGAGACCGACGGGTCCGAGAAGCAGCTGTGGCGACTCCTCTCCACGATGCCCGCCTACCGGGATGCGCTCGAGACTCAGGCGCTCGCGCTCGGTCTCATCACGTCGGAGACGACGGAGGCAGAACGGAAGACTGCCATGCTCGAGCTTGCGCAAGGCAAGGGCGAGAAGCAGTCGAAGTCAGCGGCCCGCGCCTACATCGACGCAGCCGACGGCGCCGACACGCTGCGGAAGGATCTCGATCAGCTCATCGGCACGATGAACAAGGCGAACGAGGTCGGGCAAGACGCCGTAACCGCGAACATCGACTACCTCGACACCCTCGCCGAGGTCGATGAGCAGATCAAGAAAGCCCGCAAAGGTCAAGAAGGCTACGCACTCACTCTCGATGAGACCGAGCAGGCCGGCCGCGACAACATGGGCATGCTCGTCGACCTGGCGAAGGATGCATGGGATGCAGCCGAAGCACAGCACACCCTCGACGGAAACACCGAGGCGTACCGGCAGCGGCTCGTGGACTCGCGGCAGGCGCTCCTGGAGCGCATCGCTGACCTCGGCGTAACGGGCGAGGCAGCTGAGGCGATCGCCGACAAGATCCTCAAGATTCCGTCCGAGACGGAGTGGAAGATCATCGCCGAGACGGCGAGTGCACAGCAAGAAATTGAACGCTTCCTCGCCTACAACGCGAGCCGAAAGGTACGAATCGCTGTCGGCACCTCAGGCGGCATCACCCAGGCAGACGGCGGAGTGGTGGACTACTTCGCGAACGGCGGTGTGCGATCCGGCGCAGAGCATCATGTCGCGCAAATCGCTGCAGCTGGCTCTTACCGGGTCTGGGCCGAACCAGAAACCGGCGGCGAGGCCTACATTCCTTTGGCGCCGTCGAAGCGGAGCCGGTCTGATGCGGTCATGGCGGAGACAGCGGCGCGCCTCGGCGGAATCTACATTCCCGCAGGCGCAGTGGCTTTCGCCAACGGTGGGATCGCGGCGGACGACAACACTAGTCAGCACCGTATCCAGCCAGCGTCATCGTCCAGCACAACGCTCGAGGTCAATATTCACCACCCCGTTTCTCGTGATCCTGTCAACGATCTGCGTGAGGCGGCCGAAATGCTGATTGCGAGCGGGTATGTATAG
- a CDS encoding IPT/TIG domain-containing protein: protein MADQTLYDTTTPSVGSVALAHQKILRMKLAGAFINCTGDINNLAGNPAPIIVQREVYGTKGRTSQDIIGYNFAPTFSVEGVRDPITKKIVAAQAWVIDLLNAAYSEGELNKREFQWFDALDEDLPAFEGKFSVAVADLNTGYADKGGWTFTLTNDGVVERIVSPIAGAGIPIIESVGPAGQTVGDQVVIRGYGFTGTTAVTIDTITVAEYVVVDANTIVAVIPAAVAGPAPVIVTNAGGASTAFNYTAAA, encoded by the coding sequence ATGGCTGACCAGACCCTCTATGACACGACCACGCCCAGCGTCGGATCGGTCGCGCTCGCGCACCAGAAGATCCTGCGCATGAAGCTTGCCGGCGCGTTCATCAACTGCACCGGCGACATCAACAACCTCGCCGGCAACCCGGCCCCGATCATCGTTCAGCGGGAGGTGTACGGGACGAAGGGCCGCACGTCGCAGGACATCATCGGCTACAACTTCGCCCCCACCTTCTCTGTTGAGGGTGTCCGCGACCCGATCACGAAGAAGATCGTCGCCGCCCAGGCATGGGTCATCGACCTCCTCAACGCCGCCTACTCCGAGGGAGAGCTGAACAAGCGCGAGTTCCAGTGGTTCGACGCGCTCGACGAGGATCTCCCCGCATTCGAGGGCAAGTTCTCCGTCGCCGTCGCTGACCTGAACACCGGCTACGCCGACAAGGGCGGGTGGACATTCACCCTCACCAACGACGGCGTTGTGGAGCGGATCGTCTCTCCCATTGCCGGCGCCGGCATCCCGATCATCGAGTCCGTCGGCCCCGCCGGGCAGACGGTCGGCGATCAGGTCGTCATCCGCGGCTACGGCTTCACCGGTACGACGGCCGTCACTATCGACACGATCACGGTCGCCGAATATGTGGTCGTCGACGCGAACACCATCGTCGCCGTCATCCCCGCTGCGGTCGCCGGTCCCGCTCCGGTCATCGTCACCAACGCCGGGGGCGCGTCGACCGCGTTCAACTACACGGCCGCGGCCTAA
- a CDS encoding Rho termination factor N-terminal domain-containing protein: MIRITHPRPQAGRQKDLGIEFRDGVAEVTELHPVREQALVQHGYAVEVIEPELIDLEALTVRELRDIADTEGIDLPKGVKKAEMVDLISRAPVAEAIAIELPTVAGWYADPEGAVFYLAEDGSWMSPDSYGADPQTVAGHRPLIATDTPSGD; this comes from the coding sequence ATGATCCGCATCACCCACCCGCGCCCGCAGGCGGGCCGTCAGAAGGATCTCGGTATCGAGTTCCGTGATGGTGTCGCCGAGGTCACCGAACTGCATCCGGTGCGCGAGCAGGCGCTCGTGCAGCACGGGTATGCGGTCGAGGTGATCGAGCCGGAGCTCATCGACCTCGAAGCGCTCACTGTCCGTGAGCTGCGGGACATTGCCGATACCGAGGGCATCGATCTGCCGAAGGGTGTGAAGAAGGCGGAGATGGTCGACCTGATCAGCCGTGCGCCCGTTGCTGAGGCGATCGCGATCGAGTTGCCGACCGTCGCAGGCTGGTACGCCGACCCCGAGGGCGCGGTGTTCTACCTAGCGGAGGACGGATCATGGATGTCCCCAGACTCCTACGGCGCAGACCCGCAGACGGTTGCCGGGCATCGTCCTCTTATCGCGACCGACACCCCATCTGGCGACTGA
- a CDS encoding major capsid protein produces the protein MAISLAEGKNNAQTDLDVAVIDEFRKESAILDSLIFDDAVNPAGGGATLTYGYRRQITEATAATRAINSEYAAQNVTTQHYTTELAVLGGAFEIDRVVAKIGPNASGGIALNMAQKIKAARTKFQDLVINGDVAADANSFDGLDKALVGSSTEFRAGEVTDWSDFDTNARAEHKALDALDEWLGLLDGTPTVVVGNKDSLARVRAAVRRAGQYVKNPVEGLMGPNGRPIVREQYGDILLVDAGEVAGSSSLIIPTETRTVAAVETVNLTDLYAFRVALDGFHAVSTVGGQIAQTWLPDFSTAGAVKKGEVELGPVSVALKATKSASVFRNIKVR, from the coding sequence ATGGCCATTTCACTGGCAGAGGGCAAGAACAACGCCCAGACCGACCTCGACGTGGCGGTGATCGACGAGTTCCGCAAGGAGTCGGCGATCCTCGACAGCCTCATCTTCGATGACGCCGTGAACCCGGCAGGTGGTGGGGCGACCCTCACTTACGGCTACCGGCGCCAGATCACCGAGGCGACCGCCGCAACGCGTGCGATCAACAGCGAGTACGCAGCCCAGAACGTCACGACCCAGCACTACACGACCGAGCTGGCCGTGCTGGGTGGCGCGTTCGAGATCGACCGCGTCGTCGCGAAGATCGGCCCCAACGCGTCCGGTGGCATCGCGCTCAACATGGCGCAGAAGATCAAGGCCGCGCGGACGAAGTTCCAGGACCTCGTCATCAACGGCGACGTTGCCGCCGATGCCAACAGCTTCGACGGCCTCGACAAGGCGCTCGTGGGTTCGTCCACCGAGTTCCGCGCCGGGGAAGTCACGGACTGGTCGGACTTCGACACCAACGCTCGCGCAGAGCACAAGGCGCTCGACGCGCTCGACGAATGGCTGGGGCTGCTTGACGGCACGCCCACGGTCGTCGTCGGCAACAAGGACAGCCTCGCGCGTGTCCGTGCTGCTGTGCGTCGTGCGGGCCAGTACGTGAAGAACCCGGTCGAAGGTCTCATGGGCCCGAACGGGCGTCCGATCGTGCGTGAGCAGTACGGCGACATTCTGCTGGTCGACGCTGGTGAGGTTGCAGGCTCCTCGAGCCTCATCATCCCCACGGAGACCCGCACGGTTGCCGCCGTCGAGACGGTCAACCTGACCGACCTGTACGCATTCCGTGTCGCCCTCGATGGGTTCCACGCCGTGTCCACGGTCGGCGGTCAGATCGCCCAGACCTGGCTGCCTGACTTCTCCACCGCCGGCGCGGTGAAGAAGGGCGAGGTCGAGCTCGGCCCGGTCTCCGTCGCCCTCAAGGCAACGAAGTCGGCCTCTGTGTTCCGCAACATCAAGGTCCGGTAG